In the Ensifer adhaerens genome, one interval contains:
- a CDS encoding ABC transporter ATP-binding protein, with the protein MTALSLKNLDISYGDVQITHDVNLDIADGESFALVGESGSGKSTVLKAIAGLAPEWSGEITVLGSPRGHGIDRAFSRQCQMVFQDPYGSLHPRKTVDATLGEALTIHGIGDRNARIEEVMTSVGLDRKFRFRFPHQLSGGQRQRVAIARALMLKPKVLLLDEPTSALDVSVQAEILNLLKRLRREQNLTFLMVTHNLAVVSFLCDRLAVMRQGRIVEIADVADLKRGDLKDPYSRELMHISAAHAN; encoded by the coding sequence ATGACCGCGCTCTCTCTCAAGAACCTCGACATCTCCTACGGCGACGTGCAGATCACTCACGACGTCAATCTCGATATCGCCGACGGCGAGAGCTTTGCGCTTGTCGGCGAAAGCGGCTCGGGTAAATCGACCGTGCTGAAGGCGATCGCAGGTCTCGCACCGGAATGGAGCGGCGAGATCACCGTGCTCGGCTCGCCGCGCGGCCACGGCATCGACCGCGCCTTCTCACGCCAGTGCCAGATGGTCTTTCAGGACCCCTACGGCTCGCTGCATCCGCGAAAGACCGTTGACGCCACGCTCGGCGAAGCGCTGACGATCCACGGCATCGGCGACCGCAACGCCCGCATCGAAGAGGTCATGACCTCGGTCGGCCTCGATCGCAAATTCCGCTTCCGCTTTCCGCACCAGCTCTCGGGCGGCCAGCGCCAGCGCGTGGCGATTGCTCGCGCGCTGATGCTGAAGCCGAAGGTGCTTTTGCTCGACGAGCCGACGTCCGCGCTCGACGTCTCGGTCCAGGCCGAAATCCTCAACCTGTTGAAGCGTCTCAGGCGCGAGCAGAACCTCACCTTCCTGATGGTCACCCATAACCTGGCCGTCGTCTCCTTCCTCTGCGACCGCCTCGCCGTCATGCGCCAGGGCCGGATCGTCGAGATTGCCGATGTCGCCGATCTCAAGCGCGGCGACCTCAAGGATCCCTATTCGCGTGAGCTGATGCACATCAGCGCCGCGCATGCCAACTAG
- a CDS encoding ABC transporter ATP-binding protein yields the protein MTKLLEVENLRVTFPTPRGDLDVVRGISFTLGRERLGIVGESGSGKSMTGRSILQLIRAPGRVTADKLVFDGVDLLKQSERQMRAIRGARISMVMQDPKFSLNPVMTIGEQIAEALLTHQKLPRREVNTRVLAMLESVRIADPERVARLYPHEVSGGMGQRVMIAMMLIPEPDLLIADEPTSALDVSVQAQVLDIIDELVKRKGMGLIFISHDLNLVSSYCDRILVMNTGEVVEECQAGELMAAKHPYTRGLIASIPRLDETRDELPVLDRSAWAKA from the coding sequence ATGACAAAGCTTCTCGAAGTCGAAAATCTGCGCGTCACATTCCCGACGCCCCGTGGCGACCTCGATGTCGTGCGCGGCATCTCCTTCACACTTGGTCGCGAGCGCCTCGGCATCGTCGGCGAGAGCGGCTCGGGCAAGTCGATGACCGGCCGCTCGATCCTGCAGCTCATCCGGGCGCCCGGTCGCGTCACGGCCGACAAGCTCGTCTTCGACGGCGTTGACCTTCTGAAGCAGTCCGAGCGGCAGATGCGCGCAATTCGCGGCGCCCGCATTTCCATGGTGATGCAGGACCCGAAGTTCTCGCTGAATCCGGTCATGACGATCGGCGAACAGATCGCAGAGGCGCTGCTGACGCACCAGAAGCTGCCCCGCCGCGAGGTCAACACCCGCGTGCTCGCCATGCTGGAATCGGTACGTATCGCCGACCCGGAACGCGTCGCCCGCCTTTATCCGCACGAGGTCTCCGGTGGCATGGGCCAGCGCGTGATGATCGCGATGATGCTGATCCCCGAGCCAGACCTTTTGATCGCCGACGAGCCGACCTCGGCGCTCGACGTTTCCGTCCAGGCCCAGGTGCTCGACATCATCGACGAACTGGTCAAACGCAAGGGCATGGGGCTGATCTTCATCAGCCATGACCTCAATCTCGTTTCCAGCTATTGCGACCGCATCCTCGTCATGAACACCGGCGAGGTGGTCGAAGAGTGCCAGGCCGGCGAGCTGATGGCGGCCAAGCACCCCTATACGCGCGGGCTGATCGCCTCGATCCCGCGCCTCGATGAAACACGGGACGAGCTGCCGGTGCTCGACCGCAGCGCATGGGCCAAGGCATGA
- a CDS encoding ABC transporter permease, with protein MTTLRDWLIDDSPASPMQARLGRFYRIFGALMRNPLAVVGAIIIAALVLTALFAPWLATHDPLRQSLGERLLPPSAAHWMGTDELGRDIWSRVVYGARITLAIVTLVAVLAAPAGLVIGVAAGYFGGWVDRILMGITDIFLSLPKLILALAFVAALGPGIENAIIAIAITSWPGYARVARAETLTFKNSEFISAVRLLGASSLRVNLSHVLPLCTSSMIVRVTLDMAGIILTAAGLGFIGLGAQPPLPEWGAMISRGRSFILDQWWVATMPGFAIILVSLGFCFLGDGLRDVLDPKSGEQR; from the coding sequence ATGACCACACTTCGCGACTGGCTGATCGACGACAGCCCCGCCTCGCCGATGCAGGCACGCCTGGGGCGTTTCTATCGCATCTTCGGCGCTCTCATGCGCAATCCGCTGGCCGTTGTCGGCGCGATCATCATCGCAGCCTTGGTGCTGACGGCTCTTTTCGCCCCGTGGCTGGCGACACATGATCCGTTGCGCCAGTCGCTCGGCGAACGCCTTCTGCCGCCAAGCGCCGCCCACTGGATGGGAACCGACGAACTCGGCCGCGATATCTGGTCGCGCGTCGTCTACGGCGCACGCATCACGCTCGCCATTGTCACGCTGGTCGCCGTGCTCGCGGCTCCGGCCGGCCTGGTCATCGGCGTTGCCGCCGGATATTTCGGCGGGTGGGTCGACCGTATCCTCATGGGCATCACCGACATCTTCCTGTCGCTACCGAAGCTCATCCTGGCGCTCGCCTTCGTCGCAGCACTCGGCCCCGGCATCGAGAATGCGATCATCGCGATCGCCATCACCTCCTGGCCCGGCTATGCCCGCGTCGCCCGTGCAGAAACGCTGACCTTCAAGAACTCCGAATTCATCTCGGCCGTGCGCCTGCTCGGCGCTTCGAGCCTGCGCGTCAACCTCAGCCACGTGCTGCCGCTCTGCACCTCCTCGATGATTGTCCGCGTCACGCTCGACATGGCCGGCATCATCCTGACGGCCGCCGGTCTCGGCTTCATCGGCCTCGGCGCCCAGCCGCCGTTGCCCGAATGGGGCGCGATGATCTCACGCGGTCGCTCGTTCATCCTTGACCAATGGTGGGTCGCGACCATGCCCGGCTTTGCCATCATTCTCGTCAGCCTCGGCTTCTGTTTCCTGGGCGATGGCCTGCGCGACGTACTGGATCCGAAGAGCGGGGAGCAGCGCTGA